A stretch of Mycobacterium sp. ITM-2016-00316 DNA encodes these proteins:
- the whiA gene encoding DNA-binding protein WhiA — protein MTAEVKDELSRLVVNSVSARRAEVSALLRFAGGLHIVAGRVVVEAEVDLGIIARRLRKDIHDLYGYSAVVHVLSASGIRKSTRYVVRVAKDGEALARQTGLLDLRGRPVRGLPAQVVGGSVNDAEAAWRGAFLAHGSLTEPGRSSALEVSCPGPEAALALVGAARRLGISAKAREVRGSDRVVVRDGEAIGALLTRMGAQDTRLTWEERRMRREVRATANRLANFDDANLRRSARAAVAAAARVERALNILGDTVPDHLAQAGRLRVEHRQASLEELGRLAEPPMTKDAVAGRIRRLLSMADRKAKQDGIPDTESAVTPDLLEDA, from the coding sequence ATGACGGCCGAGGTCAAGGACGAGCTGAGCCGCCTGGTCGTGAATTCGGTCAGCGCGCGCCGCGCGGAGGTGTCGGCGCTGCTGCGCTTCGCCGGCGGTCTGCACATCGTCGCCGGCCGGGTCGTTGTCGAGGCCGAAGTGGACCTGGGCATCATTGCGCGCCGACTGCGCAAAGACATCCACGATCTGTACGGCTACAGCGCCGTGGTGCACGTGCTGTCGGCCAGCGGTATCCGCAAGAGCACCCGCTACGTGGTGCGGGTTGCCAAAGATGGTGAAGCCTTGGCGAGACAAACAGGGCTGCTCGATCTGCGCGGCCGCCCGGTTCGTGGGCTGCCCGCCCAGGTGGTCGGCGGCAGCGTCAACGATGCCGAGGCAGCTTGGCGGGGAGCATTTTTGGCGCACGGTTCGCTCACCGAGCCCGGGCGTTCGTCGGCGCTGGAGGTCAGCTGCCCGGGTCCGGAGGCGGCGCTGGCACTGGTCGGCGCGGCGCGCCGGCTCGGCATCAGCGCCAAGGCCCGCGAGGTGCGAGGCAGCGACCGGGTGGTGGTGCGCGACGGTGAGGCGATCGGGGCCCTGCTGACCAGGATGGGCGCCCAGGACACCCGGCTCACCTGGGAGGAACGCCGGATGCGGCGCGAGGTCCGGGCGACAGCCAACCGGCTGGCCAATTTCGACGACGCCAACCTGCGGCGCTCGGCGCGGGCGGCGGTCGCCGCCGCGGCCCGCGTGGAGCGGGCGCTGAACATCCTCGGTGACACCGTCCCGGACCATCTGGCGCAGGCCGGGCGGTTGCGGGTCGAGCACCGGCAGGCCTCGCTGGAGGAGCTGGGCCGGCTGGCCGAGCCGCCGATGACCAAAGACGCGGTGGCAGGCCGGATTCGGCGATTGCTGTCGATGGCCGACCGCAAGGCCAAGCAGGACGGGATCCCCGATACCGAATCGGCGGTCACTCCCGATCTGCTTGAGGACGCCTGA
- the gap gene encoding type I glyceraldehyde-3-phosphate dehydrogenase, with product MTIRVGVNGFGRIGRNFFRALDAQKTAGKNTDIEIIAVNDLTSNASLAHLLKFDSILGRLPYDVTLEGEDTIVVGDTKIKALEVKEGPAALPWGDLGVDIVVESTGIFTKRDKAQGHLDAGAKKVIISAPASDEDITIVLGVNDDKYDGSQNIISNASCTTNCLGPLAKVLNDEFGIVKGLMTTIHAYTQDQNLQDGPHSDLRRARAAAINIVPTSTGAAKAIGLVLPELKGKLDGYALRVPIPTGSVTDLTAELKKSATADEINAAMKAAAEGKLKGILKYYDAPIVSSDIVTDPHSSLFDSGLTKVIDNQAKVVSWYDNEWGYSNRLVDLVALVGKSL from the coding sequence GTGACCATTCGGGTAGGCGTCAACGGCTTCGGCCGCATCGGGCGCAACTTCTTCCGCGCCCTCGATGCGCAGAAGACCGCTGGCAAGAACACCGACATCGAGATCATCGCGGTCAACGACCTGACCTCGAACGCCTCCCTGGCGCATCTGCTGAAGTTCGACTCGATCCTGGGCCGGCTGCCCTACGACGTCACCCTGGAGGGTGAGGACACCATCGTCGTCGGCGACACCAAGATCAAGGCGCTCGAGGTCAAGGAAGGCCCGGCGGCGCTGCCCTGGGGCGACCTGGGAGTCGACATCGTCGTGGAGTCCACCGGCATCTTCACCAAGCGTGACAAGGCGCAGGGGCACCTGGACGCCGGCGCCAAGAAGGTCATCATCTCCGCGCCCGCCAGCGATGAGGACATCACCATCGTGCTCGGCGTCAACGACGACAAGTACGACGGCAGCCAGAACATCATCTCCAACGCCTCGTGCACCACGAACTGCCTGGGCCCGCTGGCCAAGGTGCTCAACGACGAGTTCGGCATCGTCAAGGGCCTGATGACCACGATCCACGCCTACACCCAGGATCAGAACCTGCAGGACGGCCCGCACAGCGACCTGCGTCGCGCCCGCGCCGCCGCCATCAACATCGTGCCCACCTCCACCGGTGCGGCCAAGGCCATCGGCCTGGTGCTCCCCGAACTCAAGGGCAAGCTGGACGGCTACGCGCTGCGGGTGCCGATCCCCACGGGTTCGGTCACCGACCTCACCGCCGAGCTGAAGAAGTCGGCCACCGCCGACGAGATCAACGCCGCCATGAAGGCCGCCGCCGAGGGCAAGCTCAAGGGCATCCTCAAGTACTACGACGCGCCGATCGTGTCCAGCGATATCGTCACCGACCCGCACAGCTCACTGTTCGACTCGGGCCTGACCAAGGTCATCGACAACCAGGCCAAGGTCGTCTCCTGGTACGACAACGAGTGGGGCTACTCGAACCGCCTG
- the murD gene encoding UDP-N-acetylmuramoyl-L-alanine--D-glutamate ligase — MTELAGRVVGIWGLGKEGLSMARTAAAQGAARIIAVDDRAGIVVPGIPNLTVSSGPKAPERLRDTDIVFVSPGVPWRHPVFAQMRDTGPVVSNAADWFMARHGARTVGITGTKGKSTTAAFLAHLLAGLGVPAVAAGNIGTPLSDLDPAAGEWVVAELSSQQCALLRTPPAVAVITNLFQDHLDFHGDITAYYEAKSHVFGAATRCLVTTPAVVEALRRIGISDLPPLRALDPAAVRTPAGDSVLSYAHNTVNAALAALAAEQVLGRPVTEAEVDAAAATFSGLPHRLQTVRRTGGIRWIDDTLATTGEAVVAALSAMRSDEEIALIVGGMDRALDYRQLDAYLCSRRRRVTLIQGPTNGARIGTGFAAAHPDRTHRVDSLQDAVRVAAAVPGVDVVLLSPGAASYDIFRNYEEKAAVYCGYIDVIDTL; from the coding sequence ATGACTGAGCTGGCCGGACGGGTCGTCGGAATCTGGGGGCTGGGCAAGGAGGGGCTGTCCATGGCCCGTACCGCCGCCGCGCAGGGGGCCGCCCGCATCATCGCGGTCGACGATCGCGCCGGCATCGTCGTGCCCGGCATCCCCAATCTGACGGTCAGCAGCGGTCCCAAGGCCCCGGAACGGTTGCGCGACACCGATATCGTGTTCGTCAGCCCCGGCGTGCCCTGGCGGCACCCGGTGTTCGCGCAGATGCGTGACACCGGGCCGGTGGTGTCGAATGCCGCCGACTGGTTCATGGCGCGCCACGGCGCCCGCACCGTGGGGATCACCGGTACCAAGGGCAAGAGCACCACCGCCGCGTTCCTGGCGCATCTGTTGGCAGGGCTGGGCGTGCCCGCGGTGGCGGCGGGCAATATCGGCACACCGCTGTCGGACCTAGACCCGGCCGCAGGCGAGTGGGTGGTGGCCGAGCTGTCGAGTCAGCAGTGCGCATTGTTGCGCACGCCGCCCGCGGTGGCGGTGATCACCAACCTGTTCCAGGATCATCTGGACTTCCACGGCGACATCACCGCCTACTACGAGGCGAAATCCCATGTGTTCGGCGCCGCCACGCGCTGCCTCGTCACGACACCCGCTGTCGTCGAGGCACTTCGGCGCATCGGCATCTCGGATCTTCCCCCGCTGCGTGCACTGGACCCCGCTGCGGTCAGGACGCCGGCGGGGGATTCGGTGCTGTCCTACGCGCACAACACCGTCAACGCCGCACTGGCGGCGCTGGCCGCCGAGCAGGTGCTCGGACGCCCGGTGACCGAGGCGGAGGTGGATGCCGCGGCCGCCACGTTCAGCGGTCTGCCGCACCGGCTGCAGACCGTCCGGCGCACCGGTGGGATCCGCTGGATCGACGACACGCTGGCGACCACCGGGGAAGCGGTGGTGGCCGCGCTGAGCGCCATGCGGTCCGATGAGGAGATCGCGCTGATCGTCGGCGGCATGGACCGGGCGTTGGATTACCGGCAACTCGACGCGTACCTGTGCAGCCGCCGGCGCCGGGTCACCCTCATCCAGGGCCCGACCAACGGTGCGCGTATCGGTACCGGTTTCGCCGCGGCGCATCCCGACCGCACGCACCGCGTGGACAGCCTGCAAGACGCGGTCCGGGTGGCCGCGGCGGTCCCCGGCGTCGACGTGGTGCTGCTGTCCCCGGGCGCCGCAAGCTACGACATCTTCCGCAACTACGAAGAAAAAGCCGCCGTGTACTGCGGGTATATCGACGTCATAGACACGCTCTAA
- a CDS encoding GNAT family N-acetyltransferase: protein MYLYSLWLDPAARGRGLGRTLVAEAVDWARNQRVQRVTLRVHAANEAARAVYDSLGFTVSAGDTAGTVGEITMMLNVN from the coding sequence GTGTATCTGTACTCGCTGTGGCTGGATCCCGCGGCCCGCGGGCGCGGACTGGGGCGCACGCTGGTCGCCGAGGCGGTGGATTGGGCCCGCAATCAGCGGGTGCAACGGGTGACGCTGCGGGTGCACGCCGCCAACGAGGCGGCACGCGCCGTCTACGACAGTCTGGGGTTCACCGTCAGTGCCGGCGACACTGCCGGGACCGTCGGTGAGATCACGATGATGCTGAATGTGAATTGA
- the uvrC gene encoding excinuclease ABC subunit UvrC: protein MPDPATYRPAPGSIPVEPGVYRFRDPHGRVVYVGKAKSLRSRLNSYFADISGLAPRTRQMVMTAGSVEWTVVSTEVEALQLEYNWIKEFDPRFNIRYRDDKSYPVLAVTLNEEYPRLFVYRGPRRKGVRYFGPYSHAWAIRETLDLLTRVFPARTCSAGVFKRHRQIDRPCLLGYIDKCSAPCIGRVSAEQHRQIVLDFCDFLAGKTDRLVRDMERQMNAAAEELDFERAARLRDDIGALKRALEKQTVVFGDGTDADVVAFADDDLEAAVQVFHVRGGRVRGQRGWVVEKATEPETAEKGSEPEDSGKARLVEQFLTQFYGDQAELGSVGGPQDEATNPVPKQVLVPVLPENAEQLTDWLSGLRGSRVDLRVPVRGDKRTLAETVQRNAQDALAQHKLKRAGDFNARSEALQNIQETLDLADAPLRIECVDISHVQGTDVVASLVVFEDGLPRKSDYRHYAIREAAGDGRSDDVASIAEVTRRRFARHVADAEQPMVAEGKSRRFAYPPNLYVVDGGAPQVNAAAAALRDLGVTDVAVIGLAKRLEEVWVPGPSADPVIFPRTSEGLYLLQRIRDEAHRFAITFHRSKRSKRMTASALDSVRGLGEHRRKALVTHFGSVSRLRAASVEEITTVPGIGVATAKAVLEALGVAASAAVGDEMDTPIDSDTPGPLLHDDRAEDQPTERPAEKNSEQKSEWQTSE from the coding sequence GTGCCCGATCCAGCAACCTACCGGCCCGCGCCGGGTTCGATTCCCGTCGAACCCGGGGTCTACCGGTTCCGTGATCCGCACGGCCGGGTGGTCTACGTCGGCAAGGCCAAGAGCCTGCGCAGCCGCCTCAACTCCTACTTCGCCGATATCTCCGGCCTGGCGCCGCGCACCCGTCAGATGGTGATGACGGCGGGCAGCGTCGAGTGGACCGTGGTGTCCACCGAGGTCGAGGCGCTGCAGTTGGAATACAACTGGATCAAGGAGTTCGATCCCCGGTTCAACATCCGCTACCGCGACGACAAGTCCTACCCGGTGCTCGCGGTGACGCTCAACGAGGAGTACCCCCGGCTGTTCGTCTATCGCGGGCCGCGGCGCAAGGGGGTGCGCTATTTCGGGCCGTACTCCCATGCCTGGGCCATCCGGGAGACCCTGGATCTGCTGACCCGGGTGTTCCCGGCGCGCACCTGCTCGGCCGGAGTGTTCAAGCGGCACAGGCAGATCGACCGGCCCTGCCTGCTCGGTTACATCGACAAGTGTTCGGCGCCGTGCATCGGGCGGGTGAGCGCCGAACAGCACCGGCAGATCGTGCTGGACTTCTGCGACTTCCTGGCCGGCAAGACCGACCGGCTGGTCCGCGATATGGAACGGCAGATGAACGCCGCGGCCGAGGAACTCGACTTCGAGCGGGCGGCCCGGTTGCGAGACGACATCGGCGCGCTCAAGCGCGCGCTGGAAAAGCAGACCGTGGTGTTCGGCGACGGTACCGACGCCGATGTGGTGGCCTTCGCCGATGACGACCTGGAGGCGGCGGTCCAGGTGTTCCACGTGCGCGGCGGGCGGGTGCGCGGGCAGCGCGGGTGGGTGGTCGAGAAGGCCACGGAGCCGGAGACGGCCGAAAAGGGCTCAGAGCCAGAGGATTCGGGCAAGGCGCGTCTGGTCGAGCAGTTCCTCACCCAGTTCTACGGCGATCAGGCCGAACTCGGGTCCGTCGGTGGCCCGCAGGACGAGGCGACCAACCCGGTGCCCAAACAGGTGCTGGTGCCGGTGCTTCCCGAGAACGCCGAGCAACTGACCGACTGGCTGAGCGGGCTGCGTGGGTCCCGGGTGGACCTTCGGGTGCCGGTGCGCGGTGACAAGCGGACGCTGGCCGAGACGGTACAGCGCAACGCCCAGGACGCGCTGGCGCAGCACAAACTCAAGCGGGCCGGTGACTTCAACGCCAGATCCGAAGCGCTGCAGAACATCCAGGAAACGCTGGATCTCGCCGATGCGCCGCTGCGGATCGAATGTGTCGACATCAGCCATGTCCAGGGCACAGATGTGGTGGCCTCGCTGGTGGTCTTCGAGGACGGTCTGCCGCGCAAATCCGACTATCGGCACTACGCGATCCGGGAGGCCGCGGGCGACGGCCGCTCCGATGACGTCGCGTCCATTGCCGAGGTCACCCGGCGCCGGTTCGCCCGGCACGTCGCCGATGCCGAACAGCCGATGGTGGCCGAGGGCAAGTCGCGAAGATTCGCCTACCCGCCCAACCTCTACGTCGTCGACGGCGGCGCCCCGCAGGTGAACGCCGCGGCCGCCGCGCTGCGGGATCTCGGGGTGACCGATGTCGCCGTGATCGGGTTGGCCAAGCGCCTGGAAGAGGTCTGGGTGCCCGGTCCGTCGGCGGACCCGGTGATCTTCCCGCGTACCAGCGAGGGGCTCTACCTGTTGCAGCGCATCCGTGACGAAGCCCACCGCTTCGCGATCACCTTCCATCGCAGCAAGCGGTCCAAGCGGATGACCGCCTCGGCGCTGGATTCGGTGCGAGGATTGGGGGAGCACCGGCGAAAGGCGTTGGTGACGCACTTCGGTTCGGTGTCGCGGTTGCGCGCGGCCAGCGTCGAGGAGATCACCACGGTGCCCGGTATCGGCGTCGCCACGGCAAAGGCGGTGCTGGAAGCGTTGGGGGTTGCGGCATCCGCGGCGGTAGGTGATGAGATGGACACGCCCATCGATTCGGACACGCCCGGGCCGCTTTTGCACGATGATCGAGCCGAGGACCAACCGACCGAACGACCAGCCGAGAAGAACTCAGAACAGAAATCGGAGTGGCAGACCAGCGAATGA
- the rapZ gene encoding RNase adapter RapZ, with product MSEESGIEVVLVTGLSGAGRGTAAKVLEDLGWYVADNLPPELIARMVDLGLAAGSRITQLALVMDVRSRGFTGDLDSVRNELATRGIRPRVLFMEAADEILVRRYEQNRRSHPLQGNQTLAEGITAERAMLAPVRAVADLVIDTTTLAVPALRESIERAFGSEAVAHTNVTVESFGYKYGLPMDADTVMDVRFLPNPHWVDDLRPHTGQHPAVRDFVLGQDGAAEFLDTYHRLLGVVIEGYRREGKRYMTVAIGCTGGKHRSVAIAEALAGRLEADDHLTVRALHRDLGRE from the coding sequence ATGAGCGAGGAATCAGGCATCGAAGTCGTCCTGGTCACCGGATTGTCGGGCGCCGGCCGCGGCACCGCCGCCAAAGTGCTCGAAGACCTCGGCTGGTACGTCGCCGACAACCTGCCACCCGAACTGATCGCGCGGATGGTCGACCTGGGTCTGGCCGCCGGTTCCCGCATCACCCAGCTGGCCCTGGTGATGGACGTGCGGTCGCGCGGTTTCACCGGTGACCTGGATTCGGTGCGCAACGAGCTGGCCACCCGCGGTATCCGGCCCCGGGTGCTGTTCATGGAAGCGGCCGACGAGATCCTGGTGCGCCGCTACGAGCAGAACCGCCGTAGCCACCCGTTGCAGGGCAATCAGACTCTGGCCGAAGGCATTACCGCCGAGCGAGCCATGCTGGCCCCGGTGCGCGCGGTGGCCGACCTGGTCATCGACACCACGACGCTTGCGGTGCCCGCGCTGCGGGAGAGCATCGAACGCGCCTTCGGCAGCGAGGCGGTCGCGCACACCAATGTCACCGTGGAGTCCTTCGGTTACAAGTACGGGCTGCCGATGGACGCCGACACCGTCATGGATGTCCGGTTCCTGCCCAACCCGCACTGGGTGGACGATTTGCGCCCGCACACCGGACAGCATCCGGCGGTGCGCGACTTCGTGCTCGGTCAGGACGGTGCCGCGGAATTCCTCGATACCTATCATCGGCTGCTGGGGGTGGTGATCGAGGGCTACCGCCGGGAAGGGAAGCGGTATATGACGGTCGCCATCGGCTGCACCGGCGGCAAACACCGCAGTGTCGCCATCGCCGAGGCGCTGGCCGGCCGGCTGGAAGCCGATGATCATCTGACGGTGCGGGCGCTGCACCGGGATCTGGGTCGCGAATGA
- the ribH gene encoding 6,7-dimethyl-8-ribityllumazine synthase: MSGAGGAVPDLPDIDASSVSLGIVVSTWHAQICDALLDGALRAAKRLGVTDPAVVRVHGAIEIPVVAQALAGKYDAVVALGVVIRGETPHFDYVCDAVTQGLTRVSLDLATPVANGVLTTNTEQQAFDRAGLPRSSEDKGAQAAAAALSTALVLRDLAS, from the coding sequence ATGAGCGGCGCGGGCGGGGCGGTCCCCGACCTGCCCGATATCGACGCCTCCTCGGTGTCGCTGGGCATCGTCGTGAGCACCTGGCACGCGCAGATCTGCGACGCCCTGCTCGACGGGGCGTTGCGGGCGGCCAAACGGCTGGGCGTGACCGATCCCGCCGTGGTGCGCGTGCACGGCGCGATCGAGATCCCGGTCGTCGCGCAGGCGCTGGCCGGCAAGTACGACGCGGTGGTGGCCCTCGGTGTGGTGATCCGCGGCGAGACACCGCATTTCGACTATGTCTGTGACGCGGTCACCCAGGGGCTCACCCGGGTGTCGCTGGATCTCGCGACGCCGGTGGCCAACGGGGTGCTGACCACCAATACCGAGCAGCAGGCGTTCGACCGCGCCGGACTGCCGCGTTCCAGCGAGGACAAGGGCGCCCAGGCCGCCGCCGCGGCCCTGTCGACCGCACTGGTGCTGCGCGACCTGGCGTCATGA
- the yvcK gene encoding uridine diphosphate-N-acetylglucosamine-binding protein YvcK, with product MTAGPTRVVALGGGHGLYATLSAARRLTPHVTAVVTVADDGGSSGRLRSELDVVPPGDLRMALAALASDSPHGRLWATIIQHRFGGSGALAGHPIGNLLLAGLSEVLADPVAALDELGRILDLKGRVLPMCPLALQIEADVAGLESDPRMFRVIRGQVAVATTVGQVRRVRLLPGDPPATRQAVDAIMAADLVVLGPGSWFTSVIPHVLVPGLASALNATTARRALVLNLAAEPGETAGFSAERHIHVLAQHAPGFQVDDIIIDASRVPSDREREQLARTATLLGANVEFAAVSRPGTQLHDPSMLAAALEGVRVRGRGPGPPGEQDQDGQQTVNGPRGDDSWR from the coding sequence ATGACGGCCGGTCCCACGCGCGTCGTCGCGCTCGGTGGCGGCCACGGCCTGTACGCGACGCTGTCGGCGGCCCGCCGGCTCACCCCGCACGTCACCGCCGTCGTGACCGTTGCCGACGACGGTGGCTCCTCGGGACGGCTGCGCAGCGAACTCGATGTCGTGCCGCCCGGTGATCTGCGAATGGCCCTGGCCGCGTTGGCCTCTGATTCACCACACGGACGGCTGTGGGCGACGATCATCCAGCACCGTTTCGGCGGAAGCGGCGCATTGGCCGGTCACCCGATCGGCAACCTACTGCTCGCCGGGCTCAGCGAGGTGCTCGCCGATCCGGTGGCCGCGCTCGACGAACTGGGTCGCATCCTGGACCTCAAGGGCCGGGTGCTGCCGATGTGCCCGCTGGCGCTGCAGATCGAGGCGGATGTGGCGGGGCTGGAGTCCGATCCGCGGATGTTCCGGGTGATCCGCGGGCAGGTCGCCGTCGCGACCACGGTGGGCCAGGTGCGCCGGGTACGGCTGCTCCCGGGCGATCCGCCCGCGACCCGGCAGGCGGTCGACGCGATCATGGCCGCCGATCTGGTGGTGCTGGGGCCCGGGTCGTGGTTCACCAGTGTGATCCCGCATGTGCTCGTTCCCGGGTTGGCGTCGGCACTGAACGCGACCACCGCGCGGCGGGCGCTGGTGCTGAATCTGGCGGCCGAGCCAGGGGAGACCGCAGGATTCTCCGCCGAACGTCACATTCACGTCCTGGCCCAGCACGCTCCCGGATTTCAGGTGGACGACATCATCATCGACGCCTCGCGGGTTCCCAGTGACCGGGAGCGCGAACAACTGGCACGAACCGCCACGCTGCTCGGCGCGAACGTGGAGTTTGCCGCCGTATCCCGACCTGGTACACAGTTACACGACCCGTCGATGCTGGCAGCGGCGCTGGAAGGGGTGCGAGTGCGCGGCCGGGGGCCCGGCCCGCCCGGTGAGCAGGACCAGGACGGACAACAGACAGTGAACGGACCGAGGGGGGACGACTCGTGGCGATGA
- a CDS encoding bifunctional 3,4-dihydroxy-2-butanone-4-phosphate synthase/GTP cyclohydrolase II → MTRLDSVERAVADIAAGKAVVVIDDEDRENEGDLIFAAEKATPELVAFMVRYTSGYLCVPLDGAVCDRLGLLPMYAVNQDKHGTAYTVTVDAKKGVGTGISASDRATTMRALADPAAIAEDFTKPGHVVPLRAKDGGVLRRPGHTEAAVDLARLAGLQPAGAICEIVSQKDEGAMAQTDELRVFADDHDLALISIADLIEWRRKHEKHIERIAEARIPTRHGEFRAVGYTSIYEDVEHVALVRGDISGPEFDGHDVLVRVHSECLTGDVFGSRRCDCGPQLDAAMAMVAQEGRGIVLYMRGHEGRGIGLLHKLQAYQLQDAGADTVDANLELGLPADSRDYGIGAQILVDLGVRSMRLLTNNPAKRVGLDGYGLHITERVPLPVRANAENIRYLMTKRDRMGHDLTGLEDYDEVAPGELGGAR, encoded by the coding sequence ATGACAAGGCTGGATTCCGTCGAACGGGCGGTGGCCGACATCGCGGCGGGCAAGGCAGTCGTGGTCATCGACGACGAGGACCGCGAGAACGAGGGCGATCTGATCTTCGCGGCCGAGAAGGCCACCCCTGAGCTGGTCGCGTTCATGGTCCGCTACACCTCCGGTTATCTGTGTGTGCCGCTGGACGGGGCGGTCTGCGACCGGCTCGGGTTGCTGCCGATGTACGCGGTGAACCAGGACAAGCACGGCACCGCGTACACGGTCACCGTCGATGCCAAGAAGGGCGTCGGCACCGGTATCTCGGCCTCCGACCGCGCCACCACCATGCGCGCGCTCGCCGACCCGGCGGCCATCGCCGAAGATTTCACCAAACCCGGCCACGTGGTGCCGCTGCGAGCCAAGGACGGCGGCGTGCTCCGTCGCCCCGGGCACACCGAGGCCGCGGTCGACCTGGCCCGCCTGGCCGGTCTGCAGCCGGCGGGCGCCATCTGCGAGATCGTCAGCCAGAAGGACGAAGGCGCCATGGCGCAGACCGATGAGCTGCGGGTCTTCGCCGACGATCATGACCTGGCGCTCATCTCCATCGCCGATCTCATCGAATGGCGCCGCAAGCACGAAAAGCACATCGAGCGGATCGCCGAGGCTCGGATTCCGACCCGGCACGGCGAGTTCCGGGCGGTCGGCTACACGTCGATCTACGAGGATGTCGAACACGTCGCCCTGGTGCGTGGGGACATCTCCGGACCGGAGTTCGACGGTCACGACGTCCTGGTCCGGGTGCATTCCGAATGCCTGACCGGCGATGTGTTCGGGTCACGCCGCTGCGACTGCGGTCCGCAACTGGACGCCGCGATGGCCATGGTGGCCCAGGAAGGCCGTGGGATCGTGCTGTACATGCGCGGCCACGAGGGCCGGGGGATCGGCCTGCTGCACAAGCTGCAGGCCTACCAGCTGCAGGATGCGGGTGCAGACACCGTGGACGCCAACCTGGAGCTGGGGCTGCCCGCCGATTCGCGTGACTACGGTATCGGTGCACAGATCCTGGTCGACCTCGGTGTGCGGTCGATGCGTCTGCTCACCAACAACCCGGCCAAGCGCGTCGGGCTGGACGGCTACGGCCTGCACATCACCGAGCGGGTGCCGTTGCCGGTGCGTGCCAACGCCGAGAACATCCGCTACCTGATGACCAAGCGCGACCGGATGGGCCATGACCTGACCGGCCTCGAGGATTACGACGAGGTGGCCCCCGGCGAACTCGGTGGCGCCCGATGA
- a CDS encoding PH domain-containing protein: protein MSQDSGGQERSDPGKGSGGEHSDPGNAPWELEVRPHLTPYFVYGAAFLIAAAHIGVGFLLKVGSSGVVFRTADQVGIALVGITIAGVTLLLARPRLRAGAAGISVRNAVAYKLIPWSEVVDVSFPVGARWARVDLPDDEYTAIMAIQAVDKDRAVQAMDRLRALMDRYRPDLNSHSASS from the coding sequence ATGAGCCAGGACTCCGGCGGGCAGGAGCGGAGCGACCCGGGGAAAGGCTCCGGCGGGGAGCACAGCGACCCGGGGAATGCCCCATGGGAGCTGGAGGTCCGGCCGCACCTGACGCCGTACTTCGTCTACGGGGCGGCTTTCCTGATTGCGGCCGCCCACATCGGTGTCGGTTTCCTGCTGAAGGTCGGTTCCAGCGGTGTGGTGTTCCGCACCGCAGACCAGGTCGGCATCGCACTGGTCGGGATCACCATCGCGGGTGTGACCCTGTTGCTGGCCCGCCCGCGGCTGCGCGCGGGAGCGGCGGGAATTTCGGTGCGCAATGCAGTGGCGTACAAGCTGATCCCGTGGTCCGAGGTGGTTGACGTGTCCTTCCCGGTGGGCGCGCGGTGGGCCAGAGTCGACCTGCCCGATGACGAGTACACCGCGATCATGGCGATCCAGGCGGTCGACAAGGACCGCGCGGTGCAGGCGATGGACCGGTTGCGAGCGCTGATGGATCGCTACCGCCCCGACCTCAATTCACATTCAGCATCATCGTGA